The following coding sequences lie in one Metallumcola ferriviriculae genomic window:
- a CDS encoding TrkH family potassium uptake protein, which translates to MTYREKILREYRTIAYYFGKLIIGIGVVQLIPIPMLMFQTSTFLDFIAFIAPAALAIIGGYAIVKYTINGATAFSMKSGAVVVTLTWVVAVILGAIPFVVTGQLTWLDAIFEAMSGWTTTGLSMVDVSQTSPVFLFWRSLMQFVGGAGLAVLMLSAVVGPEANGLYEAEARSDRFVPNVIDTSRILLKLYLTYFGVGAVLYMLSGMTWFDAINHSMAVLSTGGFSTRGESIGYWNSISVETVTLVLMILGTTNFSTHYVLLTQRRIKTLMDNEVVAFFVLMGITVPLILYALVNTVYQGVGHTFRIALFQAISALSTTGFQTVPFTHWTETAVLLIIILMIIGGGTGATAGGLKLYRISLAFKTVYWSIKSKLFPRTAIIRHTLNKQGEEVVISHEHLLEVAFYIFIYLMTYLAGVLVLMFSGFSLRDSLFEFASSLGTVGLSVGITGPDMPAAAKVAEILGMWLGRLEFTAIIVAISKLVKDCWQSLRS; encoded by the coding sequence TTGACCTATCGAGAAAAAATTTTAAGGGAATACCGGACAATCGCATATTATTTCGGAAAACTAATTATCGGCATCGGCGTGGTACAGTTAATTCCTATTCCTATGCTGATGTTCCAAACAAGTACCTTCTTAGATTTCATCGCCTTTATTGCACCGGCAGCCTTAGCTATCATAGGGGGCTATGCAATAGTAAAGTATACTATAAACGGAGCAACTGCTTTTTCCATGAAATCCGGGGCAGTGGTGGTAACTCTCACCTGGGTCGTTGCCGTTATATTAGGTGCGATACCTTTTGTAGTTACCGGCCAGTTAACATGGCTGGATGCTATCTTTGAAGCCATGAGCGGCTGGACAACAACCGGTTTATCCATGGTTGATGTGTCCCAAACTTCCCCGGTATTTTTGTTTTGGCGCAGTCTAATGCAATTTGTGGGCGGGGCCGGATTAGCTGTCTTGATGCTTTCGGCAGTAGTCGGCCCGGAAGCCAACGGTCTTTATGAAGCAGAGGCACGCAGTGATAGATTTGTACCCAATGTTATTGATACCAGTCGGATATTGCTAAAACTTTATTTGACGTATTTTGGAGTGGGTGCTGTTTTATATATGCTGTCCGGAATGACATGGTTTGATGCCATCAACCATTCAATGGCTGTTTTATCCACGGGAGGCTTTTCCACCCGAGGGGAAAGTATAGGCTATTGGAACAGCATTTCCGTAGAGACGGTAACTTTAGTGTTAATGATTCTAGGTACCACCAACTTTTCCACCCATTATGTATTATTAACACAAAGACGCATTAAGACGCTAATGGATAATGAAGTGGTCGCATTTTTTGTACTGATGGGGATTACCGTACCTTTGATCCTGTATGCCCTTGTAAATACAGTATACCAGGGCGTGGGGCATACATTTCGAATTGCTTTGTTTCAGGCGATTTCAGCCCTCTCCACAACGGGTTTTCAAACAGTTCCTTTTACCCATTGGACCGAAACAGCAGTATTATTAATTATCATTTTAATGATTATCGGCGGGGGTACGGGAGCTACCGCCGGGGGTCTAAAGCTCTATCGGATCTCCCTTGCTTTTAAAACTGTGTACTGGTCAATAAAAAGTAAATTATTCCCCAGAACCGCCATAATACGCCACACCCTCAATAAGCAGGGTGAAGAGGTGGTTATCAGCCATGAACACTTGCTAGAGGTTGCCTTTTATATCTTTATTTACCTCATGACTTACTTGGCAGGTGTGTTGGTGCTCATGTTTAGCGGCTTCAGTTTAAGAGATTCATTATTTGAATTTGCTTCTTCATTGGGTACAGTCGGACTTTCAGTGGGTATAACCGGGCCAGACATGCCGGCAGCGGCAAAAGTGGCGGAGATACTGGGTATGTGGCTGGGTAGATTGGAGTTCACCGCTATAATAGTAGCAATCAGTAAACTAGTTAAGGATTGTTGGCAATCGCTGAGAAGTTGA
- a CDS encoding ABC transporter ATP-binding protein has protein sequence MQGVSWIRDGIKILKGIEWQVRPGENWAVMGLNGSGKTTLLDIINGYIYPSLGRVTVLGHTFGASDLREMRKSIGLVSSSLQEKLYLNETAAEIILSGCFATIGLYQLPGDKEKHRAEEIMAELECSHFAHRRYKTLSQGERQKVMIGRALASSPDLLILDEPCSGLDLFAREQLLDTVERISRIENPPTLIYVTHHAEEILPAFSHTLLMRRGETFAAGETGAILTGDSLSEFFERPVAVKWRDGRAWIDIDRC, from the coding sequence ATGCAGGGAGTTTCCTGGATACGGGACGGTATAAAAATTCTAAAAGGCATTGAGTGGCAGGTACGCCCAGGGGAGAACTGGGCAGTGATGGGTCTAAATGGTTCAGGGAAGACAACTTTGTTGGATATTATTAATGGCTATATATACCCATCCCTTGGCCGGGTTACTGTCTTGGGTCATACATTCGGTGCCAGTGATTTGCGGGAAATGCGCAAATCTATCGGATTGGTCAGTTCATCACTGCAGGAAAAGCTTTACCTCAATGAGACGGCAGCAGAAATAATCTTATCAGGATGTTTTGCCACCATCGGCCTTTATCAGCTTCCTGGAGACAAGGAAAAACATCGAGCCGAAGAAATCATGGCAGAACTCGAGTGCAGTCATTTTGCCCATCGTCGTTACAAGACCCTGTCTCAAGGGGAAAGGCAAAAGGTAATGATTGGACGGGCGCTGGCTTCTTCACCAGATCTACTGATACTGGATGAACCCTGCTCCGGCTTGGATTTATTTGCGCGGGAGCAGCTGCTGGATACCGTGGAGCGCATTTCAAGGATTGAGAACCCGCCCACCTTAATTTATGTCACTCATCACGCTGAAGAAATTTTACCGGCCTTCAGTCATACATTATTGATGCGTCGGGGTGAAACATTCGCAGCCGGTGAGACCGGTGCGATACTGACCGGGGATAGCCTTTCTGAATTTTTCGAACGTCCGGTTGCCGTTAAGTGGCGGGATGGCAGGGCATGGATTGATATTGACAGGTGTTAA
- a CDS encoding SanA/YdcF family protein produces the protein MLQKGLMKKIKVLALLAVLGVVGVLSINFMIKFGGEKHIFPAQRIEPVQAAIVLGARVYSDGRVSPMLADRLNKAIDLYQSGKAEKLLLSGDHGQKSYDEVNTMRQFVLEKGVPSEDIFMDHAGFSTYDSMYRARDIFNIDRAAVITQEFHLPRAVFTARSLGIDAVGLKADQHTYYAENYYEFREILARNKAFLQLFILHSTPKYLGDAIPITGDGRVTWDKL, from the coding sequence ATGTTACAGAAAGGCTTGATGAAAAAAATTAAGGTATTGGCTCTGCTTGCCGTGTTAGGTGTGGTGGGGGTTCTCTCTATAAATTTTATGATTAAATTTGGTGGGGAGAAGCATATCTTTCCCGCGCAGCGAATTGAGCCGGTGCAGGCAGCTATTGTCCTTGGCGCCAGGGTCTATTCGGATGGAAGGGTGTCCCCGATGCTGGCGGACCGATTGAACAAGGCAATTGACTTATATCAATCCGGAAAGGCAGAAAAACTACTTCTTAGCGGTGATCATGGGCAAAAATCATACGATGAAGTAAATACCATGCGCCAATTTGTCTTAGAAAAAGGGGTGCCCTCGGAGGATATCTTTATGGATCATGCCGGTTTTAGTACTTATGATTCCATGTATAGAGCTAGGGATATTTTTAATATAGACAGAGCAGCGGTAATAACCCAGGAATTTCATCTGCCCAGAGCAGTATTTACAGCCCGAAGCTTAGGCATTGATGCAGTGGGACTTAAGGCTGACCAGCATACTTATTACGCCGAGAATTATTACGAATTCCGAGAGATTTTAGCACGCAACAAGGCATTTCTACAGTTATTTATCCTGCATTCAACCCCCAAATACCTGGGTGATGCAATACCCATTACCGGCGATGGCAGAGTTACTTGGGATAAATTGTAA
- a CDS encoding transposase — MYSVKFKQLSLSDIYDGCLDFVDKDKPRFLALLEEHIQLSEYISLSFYQAFYKHFGRKRKFKLESFLYALIIQRIFSIPTDALLIIFLNFSKEIREFCGFSKVPDASKFTRFKQDFSKHLQTLFDNLVDQTEPICEQINSELASYLVFDTSGVEAYVTENNPKFINRLIKQLKSQYKGNSSVDPYKMAYGIMPSCASSNPNVKQLYINGHFCYVYKFGMLTNGLGIVRNISFFDEDFINAHPEIPIEKKSDSPDEDKSLSDSKALKPVLRDFFKTHTHFKPSTFIGDAAFDTNDSYNFLLKDCHFLKTVIPLNERGSKNLPEPGFNESGQPLCPLDSSLPMKYEGKAPLRSGVVRDKWVCPKMKWKGSKRITLCEHPCSDSPSGRMFYTYPEKDLRLYPGIIRDTPEWIDIYKNRCVIEQTIQHFKSNFGVANRKTTNALTIKADLLLAGITQLLTVILADKLHKHELIRSLKPLLA; from the coding sequence ATCTATTCTGTGAAATTTAAACAATTATCCCTATCTGATATTTATGACGGTTGTCTTGATTTCGTTGATAAGGATAAACCTCGGTTTCTAGCGCTTCTTGAAGAGCATATTCAACTTTCAGAGTATATTTCGCTGAGTTTCTATCAGGCTTTTTACAAGCACTTTGGTCGCAAACGAAAATTTAAGCTTGAGTCTTTTCTTTATGCACTCATCATTCAGAGAATCTTTTCTATTCCTACAGATGCGCTTCTGATTATTTTTTTGAATTTTTCCAAGGAAATCCGTGAATTCTGTGGTTTTTCTAAAGTACCTGATGCATCAAAATTTACACGATTTAAGCAAGATTTTTCTAAACATCTTCAAACACTTTTTGATAACCTTGTTGATCAAACTGAACCTATTTGTGAGCAAATTAACTCAGAACTTGCTTCATATCTCGTCTTTGATACCTCTGGCGTTGAAGCTTACGTTACTGAGAATAATCCTAAGTTTATCAATCGCTTAATCAAGCAGCTTAAGTCTCAATACAAAGGCAACTCTTCTGTTGACCCATACAAAATGGCATACGGCATTATGCCTTCCTGCGCATCATCAAATCCAAATGTCAAACAGCTTTACATCAATGGCCATTTTTGCTATGTCTATAAATTTGGTATGCTCACAAATGGCCTTGGTATAGTCAGAAATATTTCCTTTTTTGATGAAGACTTTATAAATGCACACCCTGAAATCCCAATAGAGAAAAAGTCTGATTCCCCTGATGAAGATAAATCCTTATCCGATTCTAAAGCACTTAAACCTGTTCTGCGCGACTTTTTTAAAACACATACTCATTTTAAACCCAGCACGTTTATTGGCGATGCTGCTTTTGATACAAACGATTCCTATAACTTTTTATTGAAGGATTGTCACTTTTTAAAAACAGTCATTCCTCTGAACGAACGAGGTTCTAAGAACCTCCCTGAACCCGGGTTCAACGAATCTGGACAACCTCTGTGTCCGTTAGATTCTTCTTTACCCATGAAATATGAAGGTAAAGCGCCCTTAAGGAGTGGCGTTGTTAGAGATAAATGGGTTTGCCCAAAAATGAAGTGGAAAGGTTCTAAACGCATTACTTTATGTGAACATCCTTGCTCCGACTCTCCTTCTGGTAGAATGTTTTATACCTATCCTGAAAAAGACTTAAGACTTTATCCTGGCATTATTAGAGACACCCCTGAATGGATTGATATCTACAAAAATCGTTGCGTTATTGAGCAAACCATTCAACACTTTAAATCCAATTTTGGCGTCGCCAACAGAAAAACTACAAATGCTTTAACCATTAAGGCTGACTTACTCCTTGCAGGAATTACTCAACTGCTTACCGTTATTCTTGCAGACAAACTCCATAAACACGAACTCATCAGAAGCCTTAAACCTCTTTTGGCTTAG
- a CDS encoding trans-sulfuration enzyme family protein → MKIETKCVWAGVSKNEKTGSISMPIYQTATFKHPGLTESTGYDYSRTGNPTREAVEKSIAELESGTRGLAFSSGMAAISAFIHLFKSGDHIIVSNDLYGGTYRLLEQIYASLGLKVTYVNTSDLAQMEKAVKGITKGILIESPSNPMMKIADISLIADFARRHGLLLAVDNTFMTPYWQQPLSLGADIVIHSASKYLGGHNDLVAGLIAVKDPGLGEKLGFIQNSIGSILGPQDSWLLLRGLKTLAVRLEQSQKNAFELVHWLKKHPQVKSVYYPGLKEHPGYQIMTKNCTGFGAMISFEVAQPALIGTVLNRLKLISFAESLGGVESLITFPCQQTHADIPKEIRDELGITDCLLRLSVGIEHVGDLINDLDQALTIEEDN, encoded by the coding sequence TTGAAGATTGAAACCAAATGTGTCTGGGCCGGGGTGTCAAAAAATGAGAAGACCGGAAGCATCAGCATGCCCATTTACCAGACTGCTACATTTAAACATCCAGGCCTTACAGAAAGCACCGGTTACGACTATTCCCGAACTGGTAACCCCACCCGAGAAGCCGTAGAGAAAAGTATCGCTGAATTGGAATCGGGAACCCGCGGGCTGGCCTTTTCTTCAGGCATGGCAGCAATCTCTGCTTTTATCCACCTTTTTAAAAGCGGTGATCATATCATTGTGTCCAATGACCTTTATGGGGGTACTTACCGCCTATTGGAGCAAATCTATGCCTCCCTTGGTTTAAAAGTGACCTACGTCAATACCAGTGATTTGGCTCAAATGGAAAAGGCTGTTAAGGGCATAACCAAAGGCATTTTAATTGAAAGCCCGTCTAACCCGATGATGAAAATTGCTGATATCAGTTTAATTGCTGATTTTGCCCGGCGCCACGGTTTATTGTTAGCCGTAGATAATACCTTTATGACTCCTTACTGGCAGCAGCCACTGTCTCTGGGAGCAGATATTGTGATTCACAGTGCGAGTAAGTACCTGGGTGGTCATAACGACCTTGTCGCCGGCTTAATTGCAGTAAAAGACCCGGGCTTAGGAGAAAAGCTGGGCTTCATTCAGAATTCCATCGGTTCAATTTTGGGACCACAGGATTCTTGGCTGCTGCTTCGAGGGCTTAAAACACTGGCAGTACGGTTAGAGCAAAGCCAGAAAAATGCCTTTGAACTGGTACATTGGTTAAAGAAACATCCTCAAGTAAAAAGTGTGTATTACCCGGGCTTAAAGGAACATCCCGGCTATCAAATCATGACAAAAAACTGTACAGGTTTTGGTGCTATGATTTCTTTTGAGGTAGCCCAGCCAGCACTTATTGGGACGGTTTTAAACCGGTTAAAGCTGATTTCCTTTGCTGAAAGCTTAGGCGGAGTAGAAAGCTTAATTACATTTCCCTGCCAGCAGACCCATGCCGATATTCCAAAAGAAATACGCGATGAGCTCGGTATCACAGATTGCCTGCTTAGATTATCGGTGGGTATCGAGCACGTGGGAGATCTTATCAATGACCTAGATCAGGCATTGACCATAGAGGAGGACAACTAG
- a CDS encoding helix-turn-helix domain-containing protein codes for MIADRKITSTEEKNSNETLLALFEDKVLLTVPEVAKILRIGRTKAYELVRDDIIPSIRLGKHIRVPLVSLKKWLQIQVNSDIQ; via the coding sequence GTGATTGCTGACAGGAAAATTACATCCACTGAGGAAAAGAATTCTAACGAAACCTTGCTTGCTTTATTTGAAGATAAAGTATTACTTACAGTTCCTGAAGTTGCTAAGATCTTAAGAATAGGAAGAACAAAAGCCTACGAGTTAGTACGCGACGATATTATACCTTCTATACGGCTTGGCAAACACATCCGTGTACCTTTGGTTTCATTAAAGAAGTGGTTGCAAATTCAAGTAAATAGTGATATACAATAG
- a CDS encoding tyrosine-type recombinase/integrase — translation MRKMVAKLGIPGLTPHNLRHSHATSLLLNNVHPKVVQERLGHSSIDVTINIYSHVAPSLQQEAASITDIPARS, via the coding sequence ATGCGCAAAATGGTTGCGAAACTAGGGATTCCTGGCCTTACACCTCATAATTTGCGGCATTCGCATGCGACTTCTCTTTTGCTGAATAATGTACATCCAAAAGTTGTCCAAGAGCGTTTAGGTCATTCATCAATTGATGTTACAATCAACATATATTCCCACGTCGCACCATCACTACAACAAGAAGCTGCTAGCATTACTGATATACCTGCAAGAAGCTAA
- a CDS encoding pyridoxamine 5'-phosphate oxidase family protein, producing the protein MVITNDVKAVIEQAPFVPITTVSADGQPHLIVVGKVKEVRDDDILVFGIYKMETTQQNITDNGLMQVGIAATDDGPKGFRLSGKACVEGKEVLFKTEKVESLL; encoded by the coding sequence TTGGTTATTACAAATGACGTTAAAGCGGTCATTGAACAAGCACCCTTTGTTCCCATTACCACAGTGTCTGCCGATGGTCAGCCACATCTTATAGTGGTGGGCAAAGTAAAAGAAGTAAGGGATGACGATATTCTGGTCTTTGGCATCTACAAGATGGAGACTACGCAGCAGAATATAACGGATAACGGCCTGATGCAGGTTGGTATTGCCGCTACCGATGATGGTCCCAAAGGCTTCCGTCTATCCGGAAAAGCTTGCGTAGAAGGAAAAGAAGTTTTGTTTAAAACGGAAAAAGTTGAAAGCTTGCTGTAA
- a CDS encoding transglutaminase-like domain-containing protein, translating to MQTLKEFLKQSEYINSLDTRIIDKAQKLAKSETDPSGVVKRFFYFVRDRIPFDPVEEEIPVRASAVLVFGKGSALGKACLLAALCRAEGIPAGISFQLLKDHKVLTSSKQATEKWHGITSMWLADRWLKLDPSLDRHFALGRKFFAPGFDGINDALLPAKDWQGVDNYEIGETSPVFAGVPNCFIDHNHKTEVEKGVISSVCDNCGLRCSWVTTGQYPGQGHA from the coding sequence ATGCAAACTCTGAAAGAGTTCTTGAAGCAAAGCGAATATATCAATTCTCTTGATACCAGGATCATTGATAAAGCACAAAAGTTGGCCAAATCTGAAACTGACCCTTCCGGTGTAGTAAAAAGGTTTTTCTATTTTGTCAGGGACCGGATACCTTTTGACCCGGTTGAAGAAGAAATCCCCGTACGGGCTTCAGCGGTTCTAGTATTTGGCAAGGGTAGTGCGCTGGGTAAAGCATGTCTGCTCGCTGCGTTATGTAGAGCAGAGGGAATTCCTGCGGGAATTAGTTTTCAATTGCTTAAAGACCACAAAGTATTAACCAGTTCAAAACAAGCAACTGAAAAATGGCATGGTATCACCAGTATGTGGCTGGCCGACAGGTGGCTAAAATTAGACCCTTCTTTAGACAGGCACTTTGCCCTGGGGCGTAAGTTCTTTGCTCCTGGTTTTGATGGAATAAACGATGCCCTTTTACCTGCCAAAGACTGGCAGGGAGTTGATAATTACGAAATAGGTGAAACCAGTCCGGTTTTCGCCGGCGTACCAAATTGTTTTATTGACCATAACCATAAAACTGAAGTTGAAAAAGGGGTGATTTCCAGTGTATGTGATAATTGCGGGCTGCGGTGCAGTTGGGTCACAACTGGCCAATACCCTGGCCAAGGCCATGCATAA
- a CDS encoding Na+/H+ antiporter NhaA codes for MKNKTVELLREFSIPLIAGVIVALIWANIAPDGYHELMEKELFSGVNFHFLINDVFMVFFFAIAGVEIVQSLMPGGDLNPIKKAINPLFATLGGVLGPVAVYLILNSVIGSPNLIRGWGVPTATDIALAWLIARFVFGASHPAVKFLLLLAIADDAIGLIIIAVFYPDPLHPTEPIWLLLTLAAMLVAYTLRKINVRNYWPYLLIPGVLSWTGLHNAHLHPALALIFVIPFLPHPVRPVGHLFDSDECEDEISTLAHFEHDWKIIVDFGLFFFGLTNAGVQFSSIGTATWLVFAGLLLGKTIGVSLLANIARLIGFPLPDGMGQKELLVAAVVAATGLTVALFMAGAAFVRADVQGAAKMGALFSAGAGLIAFLLAKVLGIRKSVQENPGNA; via the coding sequence ATGAAAAATAAAACCGTAGAACTTCTCCGGGAATTTTCCATCCCCTTAATCGCGGGTGTAATAGTAGCCTTAATTTGGGCAAACATCGCCCCTGACGGTTATCACGAGCTAATGGAAAAAGAATTATTCTCCGGGGTAAACTTTCACTTTCTTATTAACGACGTGTTTATGGTCTTTTTCTTTGCCATCGCCGGCGTCGAAATTGTCCAAAGTCTCATGCCCGGCGGGGATTTGAACCCCATAAAAAAAGCCATCAATCCTCTGTTTGCCACTTTGGGCGGAGTTTTGGGACCGGTGGCAGTGTACTTAATTTTAAACTCTGTAATTGGTTCTCCAAATTTAATCAGGGGTTGGGGCGTTCCCACGGCTACAGACATTGCCCTGGCTTGGCTAATAGCGCGATTTGTCTTCGGTGCAAGCCATCCCGCAGTAAAGTTTCTGCTGCTGCTGGCTATAGCAGACGATGCAATTGGTCTAATCATTATTGCGGTGTTTTACCCGGATCCGCTGCATCCCACAGAACCGATTTGGTTACTGTTGACTTTAGCTGCTATGCTCGTGGCATATACATTGAGAAAAATCAATGTCAGAAACTATTGGCCCTATCTATTAATTCCGGGGGTACTAAGCTGGACAGGACTGCATAACGCCCACCTGCATCCGGCTTTAGCATTAATATTCGTTATCCCGTTTTTGCCGCACCCGGTGAGGCCGGTCGGCCATCTTTTCGATTCCGATGAATGTGAAGACGAAATTTCCACTTTGGCGCATTTCGAACACGATTGGAAGATAATAGTGGACTTTGGCCTTTTCTTCTTTGGCTTAACAAATGCCGGTGTGCAGTTTTCTAGCATCGGTACGGCAACGTGGCTTGTCTTCGCCGGGCTGCTGCTGGGCAAAACCATTGGGGTTTCTCTTCTGGCTAACATTGCTAGGCTGATTGGGTTTCCACTACCTGATGGTATGGGGCAAAAAGAACTTTTGGTAGCCGCTGTTGTAGCAGCAACGGGTCTAACCGTAGCTTTGTTTATGGCGGGCGCAGCCTTTGTACGTGCTGATGTGCAAGGCGCGGCAAAGATGGGGGCGCTTTTTAGTGCCGGTGCCGGGCTTATAGCGTTCCTTTTGGCTAAAGTATTAGGGATAAGGAAATCTGTCCAGGAAAATCCGGGCAATGCTTAA
- a CDS encoding potassium channel family protein, whose protein sequence is MRITVIGGGKVGYYLVKTLLDHKHKVTLIEKDPDRAQKIADELGVLVIKGDGSDLNTLKEAEVDLAKVLVVVTGKDEDNLIAVQVASENFSIPRIIVRVNNPKNEEVFQRLGIETTVSSTGTIAGLIEKEAVTDEIKTLLTFERGSMTIVEATIRADSPVVDKSVLQIASKLPQNCVLVTVLREHQVIFPRGDTVLRKGDALIAVTTLDNQDALEIVLMGAAKRRV, encoded by the coding sequence ATGAGAATCACCGTAATTGGCGGCGGTAAGGTCGGTTATTACCTGGTGAAGACGTTGTTGGACCACAAGCATAAGGTGACTTTGATAGAAAAGGATCCGGACCGGGCTCAAAAAATTGCCGACGAACTTGGGGTTTTAGTAATAAAGGGTGATGGCTCGGACTTAAATACCCTGAAGGAAGCGGAAGTTGATTTGGCTAAAGTTTTGGTAGTGGTTACCGGTAAAGATGAAGATAATTTGATTGCTGTTCAGGTGGCCAGCGAGAACTTCTCCATTCCCCGGATAATTGTACGGGTAAATAATCCTAAGAACGAAGAAGTTTTCCAGCGTTTGGGAATTGAAACCACCGTGAGCAGTACCGGCACAATTGCCGGGTTAATTGAAAAAGAGGCGGTTACCGATGAAATTAAGACCTTACTGACATTTGAAAGGGGCTCCATGACCATAGTTGAAGCAACTATTAGGGCGGATTCCCCCGTAGTTGATAAAAGTGTACTGCAGATAGCTTCAAAACTGCCTCAGAATTGCGTGCTGGTCACGGTTCTGCGGGAACATCAAGTGATATTTCCCCGGGGAGATACAGTGCTTCGCAAGGGGGATGCCTTAATAGCCGTAACTACCTTGGATAATCAAGATGCCCTGGAAATCGTCCTAATGGGGGCAGCGAAAAGAAGGGTGTGA
- a CDS encoding NAD-binding protein: MYVIIAGCGAVGSQLANTLAKAMHNIVVIDEDNKSFEKLEPGFNGRTVQGNTIDLEVQRKAGMDKADVFIAVTQNDNANLMAAQMAKKIFSVRQVTARASGTHAQMISARHNIEIIYPVTLQIRQIMEVIS; this comes from the coding sequence GTGTATGTGATAATTGCGGGCTGCGGTGCAGTTGGGTCACAACTGGCCAATACCCTGGCCAAGGCCATGCATAATATCGTAGTTATTGATGAGGATAACAAGTCTTTTGAAAAACTGGAACCGGGGTTTAACGGCAGGACAGTGCAGGGCAATACCATTGACCTGGAGGTACAGAGGAAAGCCGGCATGGACAAAGCCGACGTGTTTATTGCCGTGACCCAAAATGATAATGCCAATTTAATGGCTGCCCAAATGGCCAAAAAGATTTTTTCTGTTAGGCAAGTAACAGCCCGTGCCAGCGGCACACATGCGCAAATGATATCAGCACGGCATAATATTGAAATAATTTATCCTGTGACGCTGCAAATACGGCAGATAATGGAGGTAATATCATGA
- a CDS encoding Crp/Fnr family transcriptional regulator — MSKCILCLRSLPIFDGLAMEDFKNVCLNASKITLKKGDFLFCREQAADTIYLIKEGIIKLAQCTEEGKEIILDIVGRGNVLGEMALFKKQKHLSDAVALEEVHVCAFSLSQFETLIKNKPNIALSVIANLGQKLYSAMQQLSDTANYSVEDKLLALFFRLAKEYGKETSSGQLIELNLTQQDMANMIGASRVMVAQVIKKFKEAGFLTKQGRYYVLKDQCLNTKFINTEAL; from the coding sequence ATGTCTAAATGTATCCTCTGTCTGCGCAGTCTGCCTATTTTTGACGGGCTGGCCATGGAAGATTTTAAAAATGTCTGCCTAAATGCATCAAAAATAACACTTAAAAAAGGTGATTTCCTATTTTGCCGAGAACAAGCTGCGGATACAATCTATCTAATTAAAGAAGGCATAATCAAACTCGCTCAGTGCACAGAAGAAGGAAAAGAAATAATACTGGACATCGTGGGTAGAGGCAATGTTTTGGGGGAAATGGCTCTGTTTAAAAAACAGAAACATCTGAGTGATGCGGTAGCCTTAGAAGAAGTACATGTCTGTGCGTTTTCCTTATCACAATTCGAAACATTAATCAAAAATAAACCCAATATTGCACTAAGTGTTATTGCCAATCTGGGGCAAAAGCTTTATTCAGCGATGCAGCAGTTGAGTGACACCGCCAATTACTCGGTAGAGGATAAACTGTTAGCATTGTTTTTCCGACTCGCTAAGGAATACGGCAAAGAAACATCCTCGGGGCAGTTAATTGAGCTGAACCTTACTCAGCAGGACATGGCCAACATGATTGGGGCTTCTCGAGTGATGGTAGCCCAGGTGATTAAAAAGTTCAAAGAAGCTGGTTTCCTGACTAAACAAGGTCGATATTATGTACTAAAAGACCAATGTTTAAATACTAAATTTATAAACACCGAAGCCCTGTAG
- a CDS encoding DUF2294 domain-containing protein codes for MSKKGLMEEKVTNAMIKIQKEQTGRGATSGKSYIIQDMIAVRLRGVLTPAESKLTHDSEGCRLIKDLRFHLEHMTRPQMEKIIYDITGVKVISVHGDISTKTGERLEVFMLGENLEEKLN; via the coding sequence ATGAGCAAAAAAGGTCTTATGGAAGAGAAAGTAACTAATGCTATGATAAAGATTCAGAAAGAACAAACCGGAAGGGGAGCCACATCAGGTAAAAGTTATATAATTCAAGATATGATTGCCGTTCGCTTAAGGGGTGTGCTGACGCCCGCTGAAAGCAAGTTAACCCATGACAGTGAGGGGTGCAGATTGATAAAAGATCTGCGATTTCACCTTGAGCATATGACTAGGCCGCAGATGGAAAAAATAATTTACGATATTACAGGAGTTAAAGTTATTAGCGTACACGGAGATATCAGCACTAAAACCGGTGAAAGGCTTGAAGTATTTATGTTGGGAGAAAATTTAGAAGAGAAATTAAATTGA